A window from Candidatus Tectomicrobia bacterium encodes these proteins:
- a CDS encoding DUF58 domain-containing protein produces the protein MSAFFSSKEDTRGGVSPYFDPSVVARISSLELRARHVVEGLMSGIHRSRARGFSVEFEEHRAYSPGDELRHIDWKAFGKFDRYLVKQYEDETNLRAHLVVDASGSMDYGEGALTKWGYAATLAASLAHLLLRQSDAVGLMLSHEKEERMLPAKAVRGHLSGLLAGLDAGRPAGGTGIARSLERLAEGIRRRGMVVVISDLLDDPAVVARGLSLLRLKGNDVIIFHILDEAELEFPFEGLARMEDVETDRNITVECEVVKDPYLGILREFLDGTRERCRSQGIDYVLLSTAEPLDRGLVRFLAWRAKAR, from the coding sequence GTGAGCGCGTTCTTCTCCTCCAAGGAGGATACCCGCGGGGGCGTCTCCCCCTATTTCGACCCCTCGGTCGTGGCGCGCATCTCGAGCTTGGAGCTGCGCGCGCGCCACGTGGTGGAAGGCCTGATGAGCGGCATCCACCGCAGCCGCGCCCGCGGCTTCAGCGTGGAGTTCGAGGAGCACCGGGCCTACTCCCCGGGCGACGAGCTCCGGCACATCGACTGGAAGGCCTTCGGCAAGTTCGACCGCTATCTCGTCAAGCAGTACGAGGACGAGACCAACCTCCGCGCCCACCTGGTGGTGGACGCCAGCGGCTCGATGGACTACGGCGAGGGCGCCCTGACCAAGTGGGGCTACGCTGCCACCCTCGCGGCCTCGCTGGCCCACCTCCTGCTCCGGCAGTCCGACGCGGTGGGACTCATGCTGAGCCATGAGAAGGAGGAGCGGATGCTGCCGGCGAAAGCCGTCCGGGGCCACCTCTCCGGCCTCCTGGCGGGGCTGGATGCCGGGCGCCCCGCCGGAGGGACGGGCATCGCCCGCTCCCTGGAGCGGCTGGCGGAGGGTATCCGGCGGCGGGGCATGGTCGTCGTCATCTCGGATCTGCTCGACGATCCCGCGGTGGTGGCCCGGGGCCTGAGCCTGCTCCGGCTGAAGGGGAACGACGTCATCATCTTCCACATCCTGGACGAGGCCGAGCTGGAGTTTCCCTTCGAGGGGCTGGCCCGCATGGAGGACGTGGAGACGGATCGCAACATCACGGTGGAGTGCGAGGTGGTGAAGGACCCCTATCTCGGCATCCTCCGGGAGTTCCTGGACGGGACCCGGGAGCGCTGCCGCTCCCAGGGCATCGACTACGTGCTTCTCTCCACTGCAGAGCCGCTGGATCGGGGTCTAGTCCGCTTCCTGGCCTGGCGGGCCAAGGCGAGATAG
- a CDS encoding MoxR family ATPase, translating to MSETREQAMAQRPMGAVDVEVAREIGRKRDQIIEQVRKVIVGQGSVIELVMIALLARGHCLLMGVPGLAKTLLIRTLAQVLQLDFNRIQFTPDLMPSDITGTDILDESAEGRRIFRFIKGPVFTQILLADEINRTPPKTQAALLQAMQEQRVTAGGQTHALPPPFFVLATQNPVEQEGTYPLPEAQLDRFMFEIGVDYPTFEEEASIVAQTTSDYDPVLEKVLEAGQILAFQDLVRRVPAAPYVVEYAVSLARASRPTDEAAPSFVREFVEWGAGPRASQYLMLGARARALLRGRYAASIEDVRALAQPVLRHRILVNFRGQAEGMSPVNLIGRLLETVKPPAEAEGE from the coding sequence ATGAGCGAGACACGCGAGCAGGCGATGGCGCAGCGGCCGATGGGCGCCGTGGACGTGGAGGTCGCCCGCGAGATTGGCCGCAAGCGGGACCAGATCATCGAGCAGGTGCGGAAGGTGATCGTCGGGCAGGGCTCCGTCATCGAGTTGGTGATGATCGCCCTTCTCGCGCGGGGCCACTGCCTCCTGATGGGGGTTCCGGGCCTGGCCAAGACCCTCCTGATCCGGACCCTCGCCCAGGTGCTCCAGCTCGACTTCAACCGCATCCAGTTCACGCCCGACCTCATGCCCTCGGACATCACGGGCACCGACATCCTGGACGAGTCGGCCGAGGGGCGGCGCATTTTCCGCTTCATCAAGGGCCCCGTCTTCACGCAGATCCTGCTGGCCGACGAGATCAACCGGACGCCGCCCAAGACCCAGGCGGCCCTCCTCCAAGCCATGCAGGAGCAGCGGGTGACGGCGGGCGGCCAGACCCACGCGCTCCCGCCGCCCTTCTTTGTCCTCGCCACCCAGAACCCCGTCGAGCAGGAGGGGACCTATCCGCTGCCCGAGGCCCAGCTCGACCGCTTCATGTTCGAGATCGGGGTGGACTATCCGACCTTCGAGGAAGAGGCCTCCATCGTGGCCCAGACGACCTCGGACTACGACCCGGTCCTGGAGAAGGTTCTCGAGGCCGGCCAGATTCTCGCCTTCCAGGACCTGGTCCGCCGCGTCCCGGCCGCGCCCTACGTGGTGGAGTACGCTGTCTCGCTGGCGAGGGCCTCCCGCCCCACCGACGAGGCCGCGCCATCTTTCGTGCGCGAGTTCGTCGAGTGGGGGGCCGGCCCCCGGGCCAGCCAGTACCTCATGCTGGGGGCGCGGGCCCGTGCCCTGCTGCGGGGCCGCTACGCCGCCTCCATCGAGGATGTGCGGGCGCTCGCCCAGCCGGTGCTTCGGCACCGCATCTTGGTCAACTTCCGCGGCCAGGCCGAGGGCATGAGCCCGGTGAACCTCATCGGAAGGCTCCTTGAGACGGTGAAACCCCCGGCCGAGGCGGAGGGCGAGTGA
- a CDS encoding tetratricopeptide repeat protein has translation MTRFRNWRLAAAALALALGFAAWGAAPAAAHTLSRPVRPSQEVARPEGYAQVVDELRAWNLEEAGRILARLKAEKPGLPEWEGLEGAIFYLKGDFTRSIERLDSALRKRAGDSEWLELRFHVRQSQAAVEGFKVHRTAHFEIWHDPGDAVLMPYLGEALEISYKVLGDELGVHPKRPVRVELFTDSARFNKASTLSQAEIESKGAVGICKFNKIMMLSPGALLRGYRWLDTASHEYVHYLIVLGTKNRTPIWLHEGIAKYLERRWRGLGDGFLNPGEEMLLSKARESDGFVPFQRMEPSLIYLDTPEDVQLAYAEAATAADFIRRRGGKRGMADMLRAIGGAKGAPAPAKASGEAPPKTAEKVPDAAQAPAPPKKEDGPEAKPQEEAPSRRRASLVELESTGPPQSAEPGLQKVFGVDLAGFEKKWKDDLKRRPLRPHPGAQVQRFRLKPTGPVDESAADLEALKSAVARRRMRLGDRLSLAGRLEAALIEYRRALRDEPYSQALLNRVAQLQVQAGQPEEALRHVQRAIEVDPDYATSYIHQAMAYELTGKPAEARRAWEEVLHINPFIPLVHERLAAIYEKAGDRQKAQREREALRALRGR, from the coding sequence ATGACGAGATTCCGCAACTGGCGCCTCGCGGCGGCGGCCCTCGCGCTTGCCCTCGGCTTTGCGGCGTGGGGAGCCGCCCCTGCCGCCGCCCATACCCTCTCCCGGCCGGTGCGGCCTTCCCAGGAGGTCGCCCGCCCGGAGGGTTACGCCCAGGTGGTGGACGAGCTCCGCGCCTGGAACCTGGAAGAGGCCGGGCGAATCCTCGCGCGCCTCAAGGCGGAGAAACCCGGCCTGCCCGAGTGGGAAGGCCTCGAGGGCGCGATCTTCTACCTGAAGGGGGACTTCACGAGATCCATCGAGCGGTTGGACTCGGCCCTCCGCAAGCGCGCGGGCGACAGCGAATGGCTTGAGCTCCGCTTCCACGTGCGCCAGTCTCAGGCCGCGGTCGAGGGCTTCAAGGTCCACCGGACGGCCCACTTCGAGATTTGGCACGACCCGGGCGACGCCGTCCTCATGCCCTACCTGGGGGAGGCCCTTGAGATCTCTTACAAGGTCCTCGGGGACGAGCTCGGGGTGCACCCGAAGCGCCCCGTCCGGGTCGAGCTATTCACCGACTCGGCCCGCTTCAACAAGGCCTCGACCCTCTCCCAGGCCGAGATCGAGTCGAAGGGGGCGGTGGGCATCTGCAAGTTCAACAAGATCATGATGCTCTCTCCCGGCGCCCTGCTCCGGGGCTATCGCTGGCTCGACACCGCCTCGCACGAGTACGTCCACTACCTCATCGTGCTGGGCACCAAGAACCGCACCCCGATCTGGCTCCACGAGGGAATCGCCAAGTACCTCGAGAGGCGATGGCGCGGGCTGGGTGATGGTTTCCTGAACCCGGGCGAGGAGATGCTCCTCTCAAAGGCTCGGGAGAGCGACGGCTTCGTCCCCTTCCAGCGGATGGAGCCGAGCCTCATCTACCTGGACACGCCCGAGGACGTGCAGCTCGCCTACGCCGAGGCCGCGACCGCCGCCGACTTCATCCGGCGCCGGGGCGGCAAGCGGGGCATGGCGGACATGCTCCGGGCTATCGGCGGGGCCAAGGGGGCTCCGGCCCCCGCGAAGGCCTCCGGGGAGGCGCCTCCCAAGACGGCCGAGAAAGTGCCGGACGCGGCCCAAGCCCCCGCTCCTCCCAAGAAGGAGGACGGGCCGGAGGCCAAGCCGCAGGAAGAGGCGCCCTCCCGGCGCCGGGCCAGCCTGGTCGAGCTCGAATCCACCGGGCCGCCCCAGAGCGCCGAGCCGGGGCTCCAGAAGGTATTCGGGGTGGACCTGGCGGGCTTCGAGAAGAAATGGAAGGACGATCTCAAGCGCCGGCCGCTTCGTCCGCATCCGGGCGCCCAGGTGCAGCGCTTCCGCCTCAAGCCGACGGGCCCCGTGGACGAGAGCGCGGCCGACCTGGAGGCCCTCAAGAGCGCCGTCGCGCGGCGCCGGATGCGCCTGGGGGACCGCCTCTCGCTGGCGGGCCGGCTGGAGGCCGCGCTCATCGAGTACAGGCGCGCCCTCCGGGACGAACCCTATTCCCAGGCGCTGCTCAACCGGGTCGCCCAGCTTCAGGTCCAGGCCGGCCAGCCCGAGGAGGCCCTGCGCCACGTCCAGCGGGCGATAGAGGTGGACCCCGACTACGCCACTTCCTACATCCACCAGGCAATGGCCTACGAACTGACGGGCAAGCCGGCCGAAGCGCGCCGGGCATGGGAAGAGGTTCTTCACATCAACCCGTTCATTCCCCTGGTCCACGAGCGCCTGGCGGCGATCTACGAGAAGGCCGGGGACAGGCAAAAGGCCCAGCGCGAGCGCGAAGCGCTCCGGGCCCTTCGAGGACGCTGA
- a CDS encoding DUF4175 family protein, with protein MADISYQRILDFLGRVLEGRLKVRRLEAVLGLVLSLLGILLLAPAAVALQPLFGYAALLYLVLSVALLGGGIAWAFIRLRRRVGRESLALEIEGERPDLGSNLISSLQLFPRKGRLGADDPTSPELIDALVEETSAQVRNLRPETFISYEAPRGMGRLGGWLAAAAVACALLWPGLYPRAGFLLANAFDLMPSRITHVYLTASAGRVLPGSPVAFEVRTEGRRPGEVTLEFTPPGGGRNSAGRLPMEKAEEDRYRATWAGGESDVWVTAWAGRFRSVPVEVKVIQPPQVESVDVVLFPPEYTGLKPSRGEDGGHIRGYLGSSVQVRIRADRPLTEAVLAMADGWRVPLKQAPDGALEGVLLLSGPGSYQVRLKDTNGFANSAPSRYRIDIIQDAPPQVEVTEPGKDLTVEADEQVGVRFRASDDFGVRGVMLEVRAGNSPPRQVRVWGGEAPQKAVDGSHVFDMRTMGLRPGSVLTYRFIAEDTDTVSGPKKGFSASYTIRIRDREAAIAKLDEDLGKISSQILDLLGDFLERTGREEEEKEKKPAGKQQAQKGKEGGKEPQAKEGQRRREEARQARRPEESMTRKAERILEAVQRARTQLRPQNPRESLANMDLDALQRQLQDTLDRFLRPSEQPAAPRGETPEQRQRREEDLASRQEEATETLERLASMGEDIQRNVRMDRVGRSADSLFQRQQALERAMEKLRQDGSMSDEARRRLEQEMAELQKEMSKLMQELAGLAQRMPAEFMNQRGMRNLPMQDMMKGFDRIRDMMRKGDMRGALEALRQMMGQMQRMRAALRGMQQQQMMAQRGGGPMRNQQNELSAIVEEQQAILGETVSVLDNAVDRLKKSASPRLKGLAEQLGRERKEEQSLAEKAGGVLCVQGKPRPAKPAAGPAAPQGEAEAKADEEKAKAIEQAGRTRQQAMEEMDQLLQRGDWGGIYHRMSEWWAALRGPECDEDKMAVQRKEKWEEARKQIESLLQGAERGMSGEERGGMAGLRHRQEILRKRLSTFEERLRQFMQVFPFIDPAILRRIMEAGDAMKRAGTSLEKRSPSQAVPPEEEAIQRLAQGQNAMQQAMQQMAQRGNMGMGTPQGFGMYRSPGTGWWARNPEVQGAEDFRPQQREGEEGQLGTQFSEVLIPDRDQYRVPPQFREDVMEALKDGMPGGLRGEIEDYFDRLTK; from the coding sequence ATGGCGGATATCTCCTACCAAAGAATCCTGGATTTCCTCGGGCGGGTGCTCGAAGGACGCCTGAAGGTCCGCCGGCTGGAGGCGGTTCTCGGCCTCGTCCTCTCGCTGCTGGGGATTTTGCTGCTGGCTCCCGCGGCCGTCGCCCTGCAGCCCCTGTTCGGCTACGCGGCCCTCCTGTACCTGGTCCTGAGCGTGGCCCTGCTCGGAGGCGGGATCGCGTGGGCCTTCATCCGGCTGCGCCGGCGCGTCGGGCGCGAGAGCCTGGCCCTGGAGATCGAGGGGGAGCGCCCGGACCTGGGCAGCAACCTCATCAGCTCGCTCCAGCTCTTCCCGCGCAAGGGAAGGCTCGGGGCCGACGACCCCACCTCGCCCGAGCTGATCGATGCCCTGGTGGAGGAGACGAGCGCCCAGGTCAGGAACCTCCGTCCTGAAACCTTCATCTCCTACGAGGCGCCGCGCGGGATGGGGCGCCTGGGGGGCTGGCTTGCCGCGGCCGCCGTGGCGTGCGCCCTGCTGTGGCCGGGCCTCTACCCGCGAGCCGGTTTCCTGCTGGCCAACGCCTTCGACCTGATGCCATCCCGCATCACTCATGTGTACCTCACCGCGTCGGCTGGCCGCGTGCTGCCGGGCTCCCCGGTCGCGTTCGAGGTCCGCACCGAGGGCCGCCGGCCGGGCGAGGTGACGCTCGAGTTCACCCCGCCGGGCGGGGGCCGGAATTCCGCCGGGCGCCTGCCGATGGAGAAGGCGGAGGAAGATCGCTACCGCGCCACCTGGGCGGGCGGGGAAAGCGACGTGTGGGTGACGGCCTGGGCGGGGCGCTTCCGGTCGGTGCCGGTCGAAGTGAAGGTGATCCAGCCGCCCCAGGTGGAGTCGGTGGACGTGGTCCTCTTCCCGCCCGAGTACACCGGCCTGAAGCCCAGCCGGGGCGAGGACGGGGGCCACATCCGCGGCTACCTGGGGTCGTCGGTGCAAGTCCGCATCCGCGCCGACCGGCCGCTGACCGAAGCCGTCCTCGCCATGGCGGACGGGTGGCGGGTGCCCCTGAAGCAGGCCCCGGACGGCGCCCTGGAGGGCGTGCTCCTCCTGTCTGGCCCGGGCTCCTACCAGGTGCGGCTCAAGGACACCAACGGCTTCGCGAACTCGGCGCCCTCGCGCTACCGGATCGACATCATCCAGGACGCCCCGCCCCAGGTCGAGGTGACGGAGCCGGGCAAGGACCTCACCGTGGAGGCGGACGAGCAGGTGGGCGTGCGCTTCCGCGCGTCGGACGACTTCGGCGTCCGCGGCGTGATGCTGGAGGTGCGGGCGGGGAATTCGCCTCCCCGCCAGGTCCGCGTCTGGGGGGGCGAGGCGCCCCAGAAGGCCGTGGACGGGAGCCATGTGTTCGACATGCGCACCATGGGCCTCCGGCCCGGCAGCGTCCTCACCTACCGGTTCATCGCCGAGGACACCGACACGGTCAGCGGCCCCAAGAAGGGCTTCAGCGCCTCCTACACCATCCGCATCCGCGACCGCGAGGCGGCGATCGCCAAGCTCGACGAGGACCTGGGCAAGATCTCTTCCCAGATCCTGGACCTCCTGGGGGACTTCCTTGAGAGGACCGGCCGCGAGGAGGAGGAGAAGGAGAAGAAGCCGGCCGGCAAGCAGCAGGCCCAGAAGGGCAAGGAGGGAGGGAAGGAGCCCCAGGCGAAGGAGGGCCAGCGGCGCCGCGAGGAGGCCCGCCAGGCGCGCCGGCCGGAGGAGTCCATGACCCGGAAGGCGGAGCGCATCCTGGAGGCCGTCCAGAGGGCCCGCACCCAGCTCCGCCCCCAGAACCCGCGCGAGTCCCTGGCCAACATGGATCTGGACGCCCTCCAGCGGCAGCTCCAGGACACGCTGGACCGCTTCTTGAGGCCCTCCGAGCAGCCGGCCGCTCCGCGGGGCGAAACTCCCGAGCAGCGGCAGCGCCGGGAGGAGGACCTCGCCTCCCGCCAGGAGGAGGCCACCGAGACCCTCGAGCGGCTCGCCTCCATGGGTGAGGACATCCAGCGCAACGTCCGCATGGACCGCGTGGGCCGCTCGGCGGATTCCCTGTTCCAGCGCCAGCAGGCTCTCGAGCGCGCCATGGAGAAGCTCCGCCAGGACGGGAGCATGAGCGATGAGGCCCGGCGGCGCCTGGAGCAGGAGATGGCCGAGCTCCAGAAGGAGATGAGCAAGCTGATGCAGGAGCTCGCGGGCCTCGCCCAGCGCATGCCGGCCGAGTTCATGAACCAGCGGGGCATGCGCAACCTGCCCATGCAGGACATGATGAAGGGCTTCGACCGCATCCGCGACATGATGCGCAAGGGCGACATGCGCGGGGCGCTTGAGGCGCTCCGGCAGATGATGGGCCAGATGCAGCGGATGCGGGCGGCTCTCCGGGGGATGCAGCAGCAGCAGATGATGGCCCAGCGCGGCGGCGGCCCAATGCGCAACCAGCAGAACGAGCTCTCCGCCATCGTGGAGGAGCAGCAGGCCATCCTCGGCGAGACGGTGAGCGTCCTCGACAACGCGGTGGATCGGCTCAAGAAGTCGGCCTCCCCCCGCCTCAAGGGCCTCGCCGAGCAGCTCGGCCGCGAGCGCAAGGAGGAGCAGTCGCTCGCGGAGAAGGCGGGCGGCGTCCTTTGCGTCCAGGGCAAGCCCAGGCCGGCCAAGCCCGCCGCGGGGCCGGCGGCCCCCCAAGGCGAGGCCGAGGCCAAGGCCGACGAGGAGAAGGCCAAGGCCATCGAGCAAGCGGGGCGGACGCGCCAGCAGGCCATGGAGGAGATGGATCAGCTCCTCCAGCGCGGCGACTGGGGCGGGATTTACCACCGCATGAGCGAATGGTGGGCCGCCCTGCGCGGGCCGGAGTGTGACGAAGACAAGATGGCCGTCCAGCGCAAGGAGAAATGGGAAGAGGCCCGCAAGCAGATCGAGTCGCTCCTCCAGGGCGCCGAGCGCGGCATGTCGGGCGAGGAACGGGGCGGCATGGCGGGCCTGAGGCACCGCCAGGAGATTCTGCGGAAACGGCTCTCCACCTTCGAGGAGCGGCTGCGCCAGTTCATGCAGGTCTTCCCGTTTATCGACCCCGCCATCCTCCGCCGCATCATGGAGGCGGGAGATGCCATGAAGCGGGCGGGGACCTCGCTCGAGAAGCGGAGCCCTTCGCAGGCCGTCCCCCCCGAGGAGGAGGCCATCCAGCGCCTGGCCCAAGGGCAGAACGCGATGCAGCAAGCCATGCAACAGATGGCCCAGCGCGGGAACATGGGCATGGGGACGCCCCAGGGCTTCGGCATGTACCGCTCCCCGGGCACGGGGTGGTGGGCGCGCAACCCCGAGGTCCAGGGGGCGGAGGATTTCCGCCCGCAGCAACGCGAAGGCGAGGAGGGCCAGCTCGGCACCCAATTCAGCGAGGTGCTCATCCCGGACCGCGACCAGTACCGCGTGCCGCCGCAGTTCCGCGAGGATGTCATGGAAGCCCTGAAGGACGGCATGCCGGGCGGGCTGCGCGGCGAGATTGAAGACTATTTCGATAGGCTGACCAAATGA
- a CDS encoding MBL fold metallo-hydrolase, producing MILARLLLCLLALAAAWTWPGRAEGRCNPEVVRGGRGVRLVSLLAVGKKKPRPLAVEWYGHSAFQIISPGGTRIFTDPFGPGLGLPIPPARPHAVTIGREHPHHNSAWTLQGKPQVIRGLREDGMEWAEVRKTVGDVLIYNVPVTQRTFEVRTKGSAFVFEMGGLCVAHLGDVAEPFTPSQLRRLGKVHVAMVPIGGTFTVDGKGALEIVRQLRPNIAIPMHYWDDEERLNRFLSGARDVRRMEEGELFVTAEKLPRPTRVVVIGRKRIE from the coding sequence ATGATCCTCGCGCGCCTGCTGCTCTGCCTCCTGGCGCTGGCGGCGGCGTGGACCTGGCCGGGGAGGGCCGAGGGGCGGTGCAATCCAGAGGTGGTGCGGGGCGGCCGAGGGGTCCGCCTGGTTTCGCTTCTCGCGGTTGGGAAGAAGAAGCCGCGCCCCCTAGCCGTCGAGTGGTACGGCCATTCGGCCTTCCAGATCATCTCGCCGGGCGGCACCCGGATATTCACGGACCCCTTCGGGCCGGGGCTCGGGCTGCCCATTCCACCGGCCCGGCCCCATGCCGTGACCATCGGGCGGGAGCATCCGCACCACAACTCGGCCTGGACCCTCCAGGGGAAGCCGCAGGTTATCCGGGGCCTGCGCGAGGACGGGATGGAGTGGGCGGAAGTGCGCAAGACCGTGGGGGATGTTTTGATTTACAATGTCCCCGTGACCCAGCGCACCTTCGAGGTGCGCACCAAAGGGTCCGCTTTCGTCTTCGAGATGGGGGGGCTGTGCGTCGCCCATCTGGGAGACGTTGCCGAGCCCTTCACCCCTTCGCAGTTGCGCCGCCTGGGAAAGGTCCACGTCGCCATGGTTCCCATCGGTGGAACCTTCACGGTGGACGGGAAGGGCGCGCTCGAAATCGTGCGCCAGCTCCGGCCCAACATCGCCATCCCCATGCACTACTGGGACGATGAAGAGCGCCTCAACCGCTTCCTGAGCGGTGCGCGGGACGTGCGCCGGATGGAAGAGGGCGAGCTGTTCGTGACCGCGGAGAAGCTCCCCCGGCCGACGAGGGTGGTGGTGATAGGGCGCAAGCGCATCGAGTAA
- a CDS encoding DUF4159 domain-containing protein has protein sequence MKKSPKSTLSRRALLRWTAGAAAASVLGAAAGARAQGPPPDGPAAPPDFTPGHLRYAGGRWQEYPTALSSLLDEVRKRTSIEGAQDGQTVDLASDQIFEHPFLYLSGRYEFEMPPPPAIERLRRHLTYGGFMLIDDGLGSNEDGFGRVARALIERLFPRHPLEPLSREHPVFRSYYLIRSVGGRQAVSQDIEGIQMGIFTPVVYCRNDLGGAWAVRPDGGWVEECWPGGEPQRRSAFQLGVNIALYSMTGNYKQDLIHHPFIQRRLNQS, from the coding sequence GTGAAGAAATCCCCTAAGAGCACCCTGAGCCGGCGTGCCTTGCTGCGCTGGACGGCCGGCGCGGCGGCGGCGAGCGTCCTCGGCGCGGCGGCGGGCGCCCGGGCCCAGGGGCCGCCTCCGGACGGCCCGGCGGCGCCTCCCGATTTCACACCAGGGCACCTCCGCTACGCGGGCGGGCGCTGGCAGGAATACCCCACCGCTCTTTCTTCCCTCCTGGATGAGGTGCGCAAGCGCACGAGCATCGAGGGGGCCCAGGACGGGCAGACCGTGGATCTCGCCTCGGACCAGATATTCGAGCACCCCTTCCTCTACCTCTCGGGCCGGTACGAGTTCGAGATGCCCCCGCCCCCCGCGATCGAGCGGCTGAGGCGCCACCTGACCTACGGCGGCTTCATGCTGATCGACGACGGGCTGGGCTCGAACGAGGACGGCTTCGGGCGCGTGGCCCGCGCCCTGATCGAGCGGCTCTTCCCGCGTCATCCGCTGGAGCCGCTCTCCCGGGAACACCCCGTCTTCCGGAGCTACTACCTGATCCGGTCGGTCGGGGGCCGGCAGGCGGTGAGCCAGGACATCGAGGGGATCCAGATGGGCATCTTCACGCCCGTCGTCTACTGCCGGAACGACCTGGGCGGCGCCTGGGCCGTCCGCCCGGACGGGGGTTGGGTGGAGGAGTGCTGGCCGGGCGGGGAGCCCCAGCGTCGCAGCGCGTTCCAGCTGGGCGTCAACATCGCCCTGTATTCCATGACCGGGAACTACAAGCAGGACCTGATTCACCATCCCTTCATTCAACGCCGCCTGAACCAGAGCTGA
- a CDS encoding MBL fold metallo-hydrolase, which translates to MAPAFFLFFLFAFLWVPFAAKAASTLCRPGMVHRDGSVTPVAWASPLAQGGAPSGRAVRLRYVAHSSFLITSPSGARVLTDPYANPPIVPVPDAVTVSNFHVTHSVTGPYEGKTTILYGLTHDGRPTVLDRMIRDIRVTNFAQVPDGTSAVVNTLFVFQVEGVCIAHFGNTRFGPSPQQFASLGKVHVLLLPIDGMGNVPHEIAAQIVKRLGPNIVIPMHYFGPELLMQFAEALRIEGITRMERAPSAEIELSARRMPAPTVYMVMPSEEIP; encoded by the coding sequence TTGGCGCCGGCTTTTTTTCTGTTTTTCCTCTTCGCTTTCCTCTGGGTCCCATTCGCCGCGAAAGCCGCCTCCACCCTGTGCAGGCCCGGCATGGTGCACCGGGACGGGAGCGTCACCCCTGTCGCCTGGGCTTCCCCCCTGGCTCAGGGCGGGGCGCCGTCCGGCCGGGCGGTCCGGCTGCGCTACGTCGCCCACTCGAGCTTCCTCATCACCTCGCCCTCGGGGGCGAGGGTTTTGACCGATCCCTACGCGAACCCGCCCATCGTGCCGGTGCCGGACGCCGTGACGGTGAGCAATTTCCACGTGACGCACTCGGTGACGGGCCCCTACGAGGGAAAGACCACCATCCTCTACGGGCTGACGCACGACGGGAGGCCCACCGTCCTCGACCGCATGATCCGGGACATCCGGGTCACCAATTTCGCCCAGGTGCCGGACGGGACCTCCGCCGTCGTCAACACACTGTTCGTCTTCCAGGTGGAGGGTGTCTGCATCGCGCACTTCGGCAACACGCGCTTCGGCCCCTCGCCGCAGCAGTTCGCCTCCCTGGGGAAGGTGCACGTCCTCCTGCTCCCTATAGACGGGATGGGAAACGTGCCCCATGAGATTGCGGCCCAGATCGTGAAGCGCCTGGGGCCGAACATCGTCATCCCCATGCACTATTTCGGGCCGGAGCTGCTCATGCAGTTCGCCGAGGCCCTGCGGATCGAGGGCATCACGCGGATGGAGCGGGCGCCCTCGGCCGAAATCGAGCTTTCGGCGCGCCGGATGCCGGCCCCCACGGTTTACATGGTGATGCCCAGTGAAGAAATCCCCTAA
- a CDS encoding DMT family transporter has product MSGLLTPLGWGIVLPIFTSMAYACTLVCMRQGMRSGTPLAGVVTLNLITSAMGFTVAWLRGTLSATTWEAPLYFMAAGAVAQGMGQLAFYMGIERMGVSRATPIQSSTPIWAALFAVLFLMERPTLAVWAGTLLIVFGVSLLSLAEVKERGRPGGGGRGVLLYPVLSSVLYALMPIFMKQGFAIQKTPFLGIGCAYLAGTLVVLAGRPLVPGGGRIQADRRAMGIFLAASVTNILAASLFWTALTFADVSLVLPLSRLAPLWVVVLSYFFLGHLERLTWRVVFSAALVVAGGVLVSALR; this is encoded by the coding sequence ATGAGCGGCCTCCTCACCCCCCTCGGATGGGGGATCGTCCTCCCCATCTTCACCTCCATGGCCTATGCCTGCACCCTGGTGTGCATGCGCCAGGGCATGCGCTCCGGCACGCCCCTGGCCGGGGTCGTCACCCTCAACCTGATTACATCGGCGATGGGTTTCACGGTCGCCTGGCTGCGGGGGACGCTCTCCGCCACGACGTGGGAGGCCCCTCTCTACTTCATGGCGGCCGGGGCGGTGGCGCAGGGGATGGGCCAGCTCGCCTTCTACATGGGCATCGAGCGCATGGGGGTGAGCCGGGCTACCCCGATCCAGTCCTCGACCCCCATCTGGGCGGCGCTCTTCGCCGTCCTCTTCCTGATGGAGCGGCCCACCCTCGCGGTATGGGCGGGGACGCTGCTGATCGTGTTCGGCGTCTCCCTCCTCTCGCTGGCCGAGGTGAAGGAGCGGGGCCGTCCCGGGGGCGGGGGGCGCGGCGTGCTGCTCTACCCGGTCCTCTCGAGCGTTCTCTACGCTCTGATGCCCATTTTCATGAAGCAGGGCTTCGCCATCCAGAAGACGCCCTTCCTGGGGATCGGCTGCGCCTACCTCGCCGGGACCCTCGTGGTCCTGGCCGGGAGGCCCCTCGTGCCGGGCGGGGGCCGCATCCAAGCCGACCGGAGGGCGATGGGCATCTTCCTCGCCGCCTCGGTGACCAACATCCTGGCGGCAAGTCTCTTCTGGACGGCGCTCACCTTCGCCGACGTCTCCTTGGTGCTCCCCCTGAGCCGCCTCGCGCCCCTGTGGGTGGTGGTGCTGAGCTACTTCTTCCTGGGCCACCTCGAGCGCCTCACCTGGCGCGTCGTCTTCTCGGCCGCCCTGGTGGTGGCGGGGGGCGTGCTGGTTTCGGCCCTCCGGTGA